The following proteins are encoded in a genomic region of Sulfurimonas sp. HSL3-7:
- a CDS encoding polysaccharide biosynthesis tyrosine autokinase, which yields MNTYPTIDKDEIDLKEVFSTLNRYKYSIIIFMIVFTIGSAVFAYFTPNVYEAATTIELQREDPRLRGDNSDTMALALAGNSANLEDEQYIIQSRFLAEKVLAGLDIGTRYFTKRNYRTVELYRASPFLVTAKTLDKRLNGTRFYMDMLGSDRFILRMTPDIEIRERLLRQFGFIEAPADEPKPYEDIHRFGEEIVTGWFSIKIEKIVDPVEKEYSFSITPNEAMHKFINEGLSTALASENGSILKITFQDNVALRAKQVLSALIERYLQQELEEKTLEADRALAFIDAQIAEINKDVERTQGQLEQFRAKHTIVDTGQQAMITAQNMAEYESRLQTLEIESSILKNVQEFVNTGKDLAGISLGSAGATDPALAQMIQQFQENMMARQSLLVEFTELHPDVIKLTETINSLKSSIKYTLKNDLRIIEERKQKLQQYISKYQRSLEALPENERRLANLTRNTTVNEKVYNYLLEKRAETAILSSSTISKTRVLDSVLLPKLPIKPKRLFIILVGMILGLIVGVASAFLRSFLDDTLKTAEDFDKISTIPLYGAIPQRKNKRGYSQFEEAMRVLRTNLQFVGGTKKSKIVALTSSISGEGKTIIAVSLAKMIAATGKKVIILDLDMRRSRMHEEFNITNKIGVSSVLSGSNTLEEALQKEVLENVDVITSGPKPPNPSELLVKEGFEQLIQTLSEKYAYIIFDTPPIGLVSDAMILLKTADIGLIVTRANYSKKAYLKNVDKFSKEHDLNNLGFILNGIESSKRHGYGYGYGYGYGSSKGYYE from the coding sequence ATGAACACATACCCTACCATCGATAAAGATGAGATCGACCTCAAAGAGGTCTTCAGCACGCTCAACCGGTATAAATATTCTATTATTATTTTTATGATCGTCTTTACCATCGGTTCGGCCGTCTTTGCCTATTTTACACCCAATGTCTATGAAGCGGCGACGACAATAGAACTCCAGCGAGAAGATCCTCGTTTGAGAGGCGATAACAGTGATACGATGGCCCTTGCTCTTGCCGGAAATAGTGCCAATCTCGAAGATGAGCAGTATATTATCCAGTCTCGTTTCCTTGCGGAGAAGGTCCTTGCTGGGCTCGATATCGGTACACGGTACTTTACGAAGCGCAATTACCGTACTGTCGAGCTTTATCGTGCTTCCCCATTTTTAGTGACGGCAAAAACGCTCGATAAGCGTTTAAATGGAACCCGTTTTTATATGGATATGCTGGGCAGTGACCGTTTCATTCTGAGGATGACGCCTGATATAGAGATAAGAGAGAGACTTTTACGGCAGTTTGGTTTTATCGAAGCGCCTGCGGATGAACCGAAACCTTACGAAGATATACATAGATTCGGCGAAGAGATCGTCACCGGGTGGTTCAGTATTAAGATCGAAAAGATCGTTGACCCGGTTGAAAAAGAGTATTCCTTTTCGATCACACCCAATGAAGCGATGCACAAGTTTATTAACGAAGGCCTTTCGACCGCTTTGGCTTCTGAAAATGGTTCGATACTGAAGATCACTTTTCAAGACAACGTTGCGCTCCGTGCGAAACAGGTGCTCAGCGCCCTGATAGAACGCTACCTGCAGCAAGAGCTGGAGGAGAAGACCCTGGAGGCGGATCGAGCCTTGGCCTTTATCGATGCACAGATCGCCGAGATCAACAAGGATGTTGAGCGAACCCAGGGGCAGCTGGAGCAGTTCCGTGCGAAACATACGATTGTCGATACCGGCCAGCAGGCGATGATCACGGCACAGAACATGGCTGAGTATGAGAGTCGGCTCCAGACACTTGAGATCGAATCGAGTATCTTGAAGAATGTTCAGGAGTTCGTCAATACCGGCAAAGATCTCGCCGGTATCAGCCTGGGCTCTGCCGGCGCTACGGATCCGGCACTGGCGCAGATGATCCAACAGTTTCAAGAGAACATGATGGCACGTCAATCCCTCCTGGTCGAGTTCACCGAACTGCATCCGGATGTGATCAAACTGACAGAAACGATCAACTCTTTGAAATCATCGATTAAATATACACTGAAGAATGATCTGCGCATCATCGAAGAGCGCAAACAGAAGCTGCAGCAGTATATTAGCAAATATCAACGTTCGCTGGAAGCACTTCCTGAAAATGAACGAAGATTGGCGAACCTGACGCGTAATACGACGGTCAACGAGAAAGTCTATAATTATCTGTTGGAAAAACGGGCCGAAACGGCAATCTTAAGCTCCTCGACCATATCGAAAACACGTGTGCTTGATTCGGTACTGCTGCCGAAGCTCCCTATCAAACCAAAACGTCTGTTTATTATTTTAGTGGGGATGATCCTTGGGCTTATCGTCGGGGTCGCTTCGGCCTTTTTACGCTCTTTTCTGGACGATACCCTTAAAACAGCTGAGGATTTCGATAAGATCAGCACTATTCCCCTCTATGGTGCTATCCCGCAACGTAAGAACAAGAGGGGGTATTCGCAGTTTGAAGAGGCGATGCGTGTGCTTCGTACGAACCTGCAGTTTGTGGGCGGTACCAAAAAATCCAAGATCGTTGCATTGACCTCTTCGATCTCGGGTGAAGGCAAGACAATTATCGCGGTTTCACTGGCCAAGATGATTGCCGCAACCGGCAAAAAAGTGATCATACTTGATCTGGATATGCGTCGTTCCCGTATGCATGAAGAGTTCAATATTACGAACAAGATCGGTGTGAGCTCCGTGCTTTCAGGCAGCAACACACTCGAAGAGGCCCTGCAAAAAGAGGTCTTGGAAAATGTTGATGTCATCACTTCGGGACCGAAGCCGCCGAACCCATCGGAGCTTTTGGTGAAAGAAGGTTTCGAGCAACTGATTCAAACACTCTCGGAAAAGTATGCGTATATTATTTTTGATACACCGCCGATCGGTCTGGTGAGCGATGCGATGATCCTGCTGAAGACGGCCGATATCGGTTTGATCGTGACACGTGCGAACTACTCGAAGAAAGCCTATCTTAAAAATGTGGACAAGTTCTCTAAAGAACATGACCTCAATAATCTCGGCTTTATTCTTAATGGCATTGAATCGAGCAAACGCCATGGTTACGGCTATGGCTACGGTTACGGCTACGGCTCTAGCAAAGGCTACTACGAGTAA